Below is a genomic region from Triticum dicoccoides isolate Atlit2015 ecotype Zavitan chromosome 5A, WEW_v2.0, whole genome shotgun sequence.
CAGTCTCTCGAATCCTTGGCGCTCAATTGAAAAATCACTGTGCTAGTCAATGCAGGTTGTGAGGAATGGCCTGACATGAATGAGCCTACCCAGTCTTATCTTGTGTAACTTAACAGTTGAAGTAGTAATAATTGCAGCAGGTTTGTAATGTTCACCTAGTTTCTTGACCTCGATTCTTTGTGGCAATCCTCTGGTTATTCCAACATGTGCATTATAGTAGACACTCTAATTTAGCTGTTGGATTCGTTCTGCACCAAGCTATTTTCCCATCATGCCTTATCTGGATCCCTCTAATGTATTCTCCGCTCTGGTCATGTCATGCGCTCATTTCAACATAAACTGAAGATTGTTTGGTAATCTATTTATTTTGTATGAACAAGACATCATGCTGGAGACATTGTATAAAGGCCTATGGCTGTCCACAGTTAGACATAGTAGCTTTCAAGACCTGCAGATTTAGTGTGTACATCTTTTAATTTGCAATGGTAAACAATAGGACCCTCATTAGTATTGGTATGCTATCTTGGCAGTTGGTACAGCCAGTAAGTTGTTGTTTCTTTTGCCATTCAAATTTGACTACATAAAACTAGGATCCTGTTGTATGGAATTTCTGGATCAAACCAAAACAATCTTTCTGCATCTAAGGACCATGTTGACATgtactctgtcccataatgtaaggcattttttgacactacactagagtcaaaaaacgtcttacattacgggacggagggagtagttgggtTAGTCCAATGCTTACCTTCTTTAGCCTGCATATAATTGCATGGCGACACATTTAGTTATATCTCTGGCTCAAGAGAAGGGCTGGGCGACCCTAACTAGACCAGTGTCAACATGCCATGGGGGCTAGCATCGTCAGACCAAGTCGGTGTTCTTGCTTGCAAATGCTTGAGAGAGGAGGTTGGTAAAGAATGCGATGTGCCTTGACGATGCACATGGAGCCATGCTGACGGACAACACAAATAACCAGCCCGTCGTCCATAAAGAAAAATGGGGACAAAAACTTCCAGGCACCTCAACAACGCCACAGCAGGCATCACCGAGACGGGATTGGAGCCGGAGGACTTTTATTCGAGATGACACCGCCATCAGGGTAGGAGCGATGGCGCTGTGAGACCAAAACCTACTGCACAAAGGACGAGAGAAGATAATCCTCTCCCCTCCATGCCGCAGCGACGGATTGACGGCCGGAGGCTGAGGGGAGAGGAGATTGCTCTtgttggcggctagggtttcttTCTTCTGTTAAGTGTGTTTGGATGAACTCAAGTTTGTTTTTTTGTCAAAAAAATTGTAAAGAATAAACGACTTCATGTATGATCATGCTTGTCCAAAAGTGGAAGTACCACTTCTTTAGGTGTAGTGTTGCCATGCATAAAAGAATTTTGAAAACAAGTATGTGAGGATAAATATTGGTAGGATGGGGTACTTACATGTTTGTGTTAAAATTTCACATGTGATATTGTGATGCGATTCTAACTTCTGCCTGGTCTGACTCCTGTGTGTATGGTGACGAGTACAGGTCTGCTGCCTTTTGTAGTTCTGTATGCTAATGGGAAACCATAAGATGAAGGCCCTTGTGTTTTGCTGAGGTATGTGCATTAATCTTGTACTCTACATATTTAACGTCTGCTGGCTTTGATGTTGGTCTTCATTCATCTAAAACAAATGGTAGCTGTGTTGGCATGCCTTCCATTTTGTAGCACTGTCTACAAGGCGGACCTGTGTTGCACTGCTGCTGCTCCATCCATGATAGCGGATCTGTCTTCGTACAATTGCACTTCAGTCAATGATGGTGCATCAGCCTCTACAGGCCGGATACATGATGGGACAACNNNNNNNNNNNNNNNNNNNNNNNNNNNNNNNNNNNNNNNNNNNNNNNNNNNNNNNNNNNNNNNNNNNNNNNNNNNNNNNNNNNNNNNNNNNNNNNNNNNNNNNNNNNNNNNNNNNNNNNNNNNNNNNNNNNNNNNNNNNNNNNNNNNNNNNNNNNNNNNNNNNNNNNNNNNNNNNNNNNNNNNNNNNNNNNNNNNNNNNNNNNNNNNNNNNNNNNNNNNNNNNNNNNNNNNNNNNNNNNNNNNNNNNNNNNNNNNNNNNNNNNNNNNNNNNNNNNNNNNNNNNNNNNNNNNNNNNNNNNNNNNNNNNNNNNNNNCAACGTCCTGCCTTTGGGTTGTGCTTGTTTACTGCTCATTTCTCTGCCTATGTAGGCAGATTAATTTTTTGTTTTGTTCCTTGAGATTCATATAGAAGTGCAAGGGACAACGGTAACAGATGTGGTAGTTTAGCATAGATAAATGGAATAGTATCTGATTTTGTTGATGCTTATGTTAGTAGTTTATACAATAGATTTTCTTGATGCTTATGGTTGTAGCTTATGCAATTGTCTGTTTGTTGGCTTTGTGTACGCCTAGGCTTTTTGTTATGTCTACAAAAAACATGGGGCTACAGTAGCAGTATAGCCCTATCTTCAAATATTTTTCTGGGAAGCTTAATAGTCAACCCTATGGTTGTTTTCTAGCTTAACAGGGATATTTGAGATATTGTTGATTGTTAGATTTTTTTTAGCTGTTTTTGAGCATCACTACATTAGGTTTTGTAGACTAATACATGTTTGGATTTGTTAACGAGAATATAGAACAGAAGCATGGCAGATTATTGTTTCCTTAGCCTAAGTTTTTCTGTTAAAGCTTTGAGGCAATCCTATGACAGTTATAGGATGGAGTTCTGGTGTTCTTTTCTACAGTGCTGGTAGCAGTTTGACCTTTGGGGTTAGTGTCGTCTAGTTTTTGCTTAAAACATTACCACACAGCTGTCAGCACATATTTCTACTGTTCTAAAGAGCTTTGAAATGGATCTATTATGATCAACTATATTGTAAATTGTAAAAAATTGGATTCGTGCCATTTTGGCATTAGTTTGATATTTGTTGTCAAGCTGCATGATAAGTTAAATAAATCACCATCTCCTCAATTGAGAACTTGGGATTTTCTTATCTCAAAAAGGCCCTTATATTTATCAGTATGTATGAATATCTTTTAGTGAGTGTTACGAGAAATCAGCGGTCATATCGGATCTTGATGCCTTTACAGTCTTGTTGGTCCAAAAAAAAAAATCTTGATTTGGCTGTCACTGCCGGCGAAGGGGAGccttggtaaagctgctgccttgtgaccatgaggtcatgggttcaagtcctggaaacagcctcttacagaaatgtaggggaaggctgcgtactatagacccaaagtggtcggacccttccctggaccctgcgcaagcgggagctacatgcaccaggttgccctttttggcTGTCACTGCCGGCGTTCCATGTCATCTAGTGTTGTCAAAGAAATCGTTAAGAATGTTGCTTCTTCAAAAGTGGAAGCACCACTTTTTTTAGGTGCATTGTTGCCATGCATTATAAAAATGGCAGGTATGCGAGGATAAACAATGGTAGGATGTGGTTCATGCACTTTGCGCTCAaatattttttgtttttgaaacTGAATAGTTTGTGCAAAAATTTGATCAATAAGCTGGTCTGTTCAACCAACTTAAATGTATTTATTCCCATGCATTATTTTCAATGTTTTTCATGGGATTCATAAATTTAAATGTACCATTGGAACAATCAATTGACATTATGTTTACCTCATGTCAGGCATCAAGGTCAAGATCATATTTCTCTGAAATGCGTTGAAAGGATTCTGACGATATTGTCGTTGGTGATGTTAGAGTCGCTGAAGAGTTAATTGCGTTAGACATTGCTATTCACCCAAGATATGAAAAGCAAATGAGACCACATCAGTTGGCAGGTTTCCACTTTATGGTTGTTTCATGAGTATTGTTCTTTTCTATGCTGGATACGGTCACGGGTATTATTGTGGTGATCTGTTTCCTGCTAGTACATTGTTGTTTGCAAGCTTGTATATTTGTAGGTATTGAAGCAACTTTGCTCTTTGAAATGCTAGTGTGAATATAGTTTTGCCCAGTTGAAGCATTTCCACTGCCCTCTACACTCACGtcacctttgtgtttttcttttctttagaCACTCCTTTTCTGGGTAGTCTGTGCATGACTGGATGCAAAGAACAGTATTTGAGTTTGGACTGAATTTACTGTAGGTGATATTTCTAGTGTATCTCTAGTAGCTACTAGCTACTAGCTTTATGCATAAAGTTTCATTGCTACTTGAATTGGATTGTACCAAGTGAAATACAGAGCTCGATGCCAAAATTAAGGATACCTAGTAAACCTATGAGAAGGAATTGATGAATAAAGTGCCTATTTGTTCATCAATTACTATGCTTGTGTTAAACAAGTGGTGGGTCGACTACTACATAATGGCCGCTGCATTTTATGATCATTATAGTTCTCCACATGTAACTGTCTGTGCTTCTACTTATGATTGCCTTGTATGCATCCCACATTTTTCTTGTCCACCTTGCATGGGGCTTATATGCAACATCAGCAGAAGTGCTACTTCCATTGCTGGTGCAAATTTATTTCTTCTCTCTTACTccttccgttccaaattacttgtcgcagaaatggatgtatctagaactaaaatacatctagatacatccatacctgcgacaagtaattcggaatggagggagtatatgataacTAATCAGTCATCTGTTTCTGTAGGCATGTATTACCGCAGAAAAAGGAAGAGTTCCAACCCCATCAATAATCTTTCACTTACTGCAAATACCATTCGCAGTTCTGGATGTGGCAGTGTTACCGAGGAGTGGGACAGCTTGTATGCTCAGAAGGTCCAATTGTTAACTTTCCTTTCTACTCTGCCCGAGCCCGTTCTGAGTTATGGGCCGAGTGTTAAAACTAATATGGCCAATTCTATTGAGCACAGAGAAcagaaaaacaacaacaacaacaacaacaacaacaaagcctttagtcccaaacaagttggggtaggctagaggtgaaacccataagatctcgcaaccaactcatggctctggcacatggatagcaagcttccacgcacccctgtccatagctagctctttgtcgatactccaatctttcaggtctctcttaacggactcctcccatgtcaaattcggtcgaccccgccctctcttgacattctccgcacgctttagccgtccgctatgcactggagcttctggaggccttcgctgaatatgcccaaaccatctcagacgatgttggacaagcttctcctcaattggtgctaccccaactctatctcgtatatcatcattccggactcgatccttcctcgtgtggccacacatccatctcaacatacgcatctccgctacacctaattgttgaacatgtcgccttttagtcggccaacactccgcgccatacaacattgcgggtcgaaccgccgtcctgtagaacttgccttttagcttttgtggcactctcttgtcacatagaatgccagaagcttggcgccacttcatccatccggctttgattcgatggttcacatcttcatcaatacccccatcctcctgcaacattaaccccaaataccgaaaggtgtccttccgaggtatcacctggccatcaaggctaacctcctcctcctcacacctagtagtactgaaaccgcacatcatgtactcggttttagttctactaagcctaaaccctttcaattccaaggtttgtctccataactctaacttcccatttacccccgtccgactatcgtcaactagcaccacatcatccgcaaagagcatacaccatgggatatctccttgtatatcccttgtgacctcatccatcaccaatgcaaaaagataagggctcaaagctgacccctgatgcagtcctatcttaatcgggaagtcatcggtgtcgacatcacttgttcgaacacttgtcacaacattatcgtacatgtccttgatgagggtaatgtactttgctggaactttgtgtttctccaaggcccaccacatgacattccgcggtatcttatcataggccttctccaagtcaatgaacaccatatgcaagtcacaGAGAACAGAAAAAGAGTGACATAATAGTTCTTGAttcggatgatgatgatgaaagcacAGGAGCACACAAATGACTGACGCCTGAGAAAAACAAACAGCTCACACCTGAGAAAATAAACAGCTGATACCATCAGAACAGGCTGGTGCTCATGAGAGGTAACCGAAGAAATTGATGAAGTAAATGAGACAATGCATGCTAGAGATCAAAACAGTCAAATTGTTCCATATAGTCCAAGTGCAACTTCAATGAATCAGTATCCTTCGGCCAGCTATCAACCATCAGCAGTTCTGTTTGAGAGAGTTATATTGCAGAAAAGACCTGAGGAGGAACGTATCCATGATCTGGCTGTATGTACGTTTCACTTGCATTTTTTTACTGAGAGTTATATTGTTGTTTTTTGTTCTACATGTTTGTAATGTCAAACTAGTAGCATCAACTTTGCACTGCCTCATCAGTATCTCTGAGGGGCACTGCGAAACTGTTAtctttgttttcaatttttttaatgTTCATCCATAATTATTTGACGCATCTTAGTTCACAAGTACCCCTTTCTCTTGTACTGAAAATAATGGAGTATAATTGTTTGATATTTGCTGAATCTACTCCAATTCAAAGCTGAAAATTTTCATCTTCCAGTCGTAACTCTTCCTGCTCAATGTAGGTTGCTACCCATGAGGAGAAAATAGCAGAAACACAAGTTTCCCCTCCACTTCCTAAGGagaaaaaagaaaacgaaaagtTGATCCAAGGTCCCAAGTAGATGGGGATGTTGAAATTGTgccaagaaaagaaaaagaaaaaatgaagcaAATCCAGCAGTATTTGATTTGCCCTCAGAACCTTACAATCCTGTGGGGTAAGACGTGCCTATGGAGGAAGATGAGCCTATGGGGGAAGATGAGCCTATGGACGAAGAACATATACAAGAAAAGGAAAGTGATGGTCTTGAAGAATTTTGGAATGAGTACTCAGTGGCACTTGAAAGCTCTAAGGTACAAATTATAATCAGACTTATGACTTTTGTTGCTGCAGCATTTTGAAACATATCATTTTGTAATTTTATAGTATTCTTACAATTTTGTGCTCTGTCTGCAAATTGATTTAACTTGTAAAGTTTGAGAATAGATGAGCTCAGCTCAATAAGAGAAATCTGCAAACTTTATCTTCATTAAATTGTTTATTTGGATTTATGTTGTTTGCCATAATGATTTAGCTATATTTATTGGCCAGCTCGACACACTTGAAGAGGCAGCCAATGAGAAAGAGGTGAACAACGTCTGCAATCATGAAATACAGATTCATGAAGATCTGGGCCATGTATGCCGTGTCTGCGGTATGATTGTGAGAGAAGGGCTGACACAATCATTGATCATCGATGGAGAAAGGTATGTTATTTGTTTAAAATATGTGATGATGCTTCTGTAACTCTGAGGCCGTTTAGCAACATATGTAGTTTTAATTTTTTGGAAGTTCTTACCAAATATCCTTTTTAGCAACAAGCAAAGTGGCCCACAGGCACGTGTGGGATTCCCATTTGGTGTGCTGAAACTGCTTTGAAATACATTTTttactttgtactccctccgttcctaaatataagtctttctagagattcccctACGGACTACATGTGGaggtatatagacatactttagagtgtagattcactcattttgctccgtatgtagtctgttGTGGAATctccaaaaagacttatatttaggaacggaggagtatTACACTATTATGTTGTTTCAAGAAAATCTGTTTTTATAAGAGCCAAGTGCCTAAAGGGGCACAATATGCCAATCATACCTGAGAATTGACACATTTGCTCATCTTATCCGACAAAATTGACACATTTGCTCATGCCGCAGAGCCTGACGCTAGACCTCGTGGGTTGTTATTTTGGTTATTCCTGTAGTTCGAGCATGAAGAAACTTTTCTAGTATAGCACATGTAGTTGTTATTTTCTGATATTCGGTATCTACTGTTATGCATTATAATTTTTCAGAAATGTCATGATGGCATAATATAAACTTTGGAATGAATTGAAGTTTAAATGTATGACTGGAACAATCAATTGACATTAAGTTTACCTCATGTCAGACATCAAGGTCAAGATCATATTTCTCTGAAATGCGTTCAAAGGATTCTGATGAGATTGTCACTGGTGATGTTAGAATCGTTGAAGAACTGAATGCGTTAGACATTGTTATTCATCCAAGACATGAAAAGCAAATAAGACCACA
It encodes:
- the LOC119302555 gene encoding uncharacterized protein LOC119302555, with product MEEDEPMGEDEPMDEEHIQEKESDGLEEFWNEYSVALESSKLDTLEEAANEKEVNNVCNHEIQIHEDLGHVCRVCGMIVREGLTQSLIIDGERSLVWLYQGMRGGHLPGGHIKSRHSRCSLEPLCYLSSNQAGVLAWAAKESVRS